From Rhodospirillaceae bacterium:
ATCCTGCTGGTGATCTATTCGTTCAACTATTCAAAGCTGGTGCCGGTGTGGGGTGGCTGGTCGGTGCGCTGGTACGGGGTTTTGTTCGAATCCGAAGATGTCTGGAATGCCGTCGTTTTGAGCCTCAAAATCGCCGTTGTCAACGCCACCTTCGCGACGCTACTGGGAACCCTGGCCGGTCTCGCCATGGTGCGCTTTGGCCGCTTTAAGGGGCGCACCCTGTTCGGCGGTATGCTGGTCGCCCCGCTGGTCATGCCGGAGGTGATTACCGGGCTGTCGCTGCTGGTGTTATTCATAACGCTTAAACAACTGATCGGCTGGCCCACAGAGCGCGGATTTACCACCATTACCATCGCCCATATCACATTTTCACTGGCCTATGTCGCCGTCATTATCCAGTCCCGATTGTCGGGCATGGGTGAAACACTTGAAGAAGCCGCCCTTGATCTTGGCGCCAAGCCATTTCGCGTGTTGACCGATATAACCATGCCGCGCCTGGCCCCGGGTATGCTGGCCGGATGGCTGCTGGCCTTCACGTTATCCCTTGATGATCTGGTGATCGCCAGTTTCGTCACCGGTCCCGGTGCCAACACGCTGCCAATTTTGATCTTTTCGCGCATCCGGCTTGGCTTGCGCCCGGACATCAATGCCCTGGCGACGATTATCATTCTCGTCGTCGCCGTCGGGGTGGCCCTTGCAGCACTGATTATGTTCCGTCAGGAAAGACAGCAGCAGCGCGATATGCAAATTGTCGATCGGGAAATGCCATGAACCAGATTGCCAAAAAAAAGCCCGTAAATGGTCGGACCGCGACAAGGGAAGCGCGCCGCCAGCAATTGATCAATGCGACGATTGATTCTATTTCCAAGCGCGGATTTTCCGGCACCACCCTGGCGACGGTAACAAAAAGCGCCAAGCTGTCCCATGGCACTGTCAATTTTCATTTTGACAACAAAGAAGATCTTTACGGCCAGACACTGGGGTATCTGGCTCGTGAACACTACGATCACTGGTCATCAGCGATGACTGCGGCAGGGCCTAAACCCGCAGCCCAACTTGCCGCGATCATTGAAGTGGATTTTAAAAGCAGCATCTGTTCGACCAAAAAACTGGCCGTCTGGTTCGCCTTCTGGGGACAGGCCAAGCACCGGCCTACTTATCTGAAGATTCATAACACCTACGATGATCAACGCCGTGCTGAACTGGAACGCCTGTGCAAGGAACTGGCCCGTGAGCGCGACTATGCTCAAATCGATCCGACGGAAACAACACAAAACATCGAGGCGATGATTGACGGCCTGTGGTTGCAGCTTTTGTTGCATCCCCAAAAGCATCAACGAACGAAAGCCCGCAACAACTGTTTTAATTATCTGGCCCAGCTGTTTCCGAAACACTTCTCGCGCTGCGACTGATTTAACTGTTAGCGAAGCAGAGTACCTATAAATGACCCGCGATCCCCGTTACGACATCCTGTTTGAACCCGTGAAAATCGGCCCGGTCACGGCGAAGAACCGTTTTTATCAGGTGCCTCACTGCAACGGCATGGGCTTCAACCTGCCGCAGAGCCACGCCAAAATGCGTGAAATGAAGGCAGAGGGCGGTTGGGCGGTTATCAATACTGAAGAATGTATGATCCATCCCTCCTCGGACTATTCGCCAGATCCCCAGGCCCGCCTGTGGGATGGCTATGATGTGAAATGTCTGGGTCTTATGACCGACGCCATTCACCGGCACGGGGCGTTGGCCGGTGTCCAGTTGGCCCATCACGGGGTCAGTAGCCAAAATCTGTACTCGCGCCTCAAACCCATCGGACCATCATCCCAGACCGGTCTTATCGGGGTTCCGACCCAGACCCGGGGTATGGATAAATCCGATATCAGGGAATTCCGTCGCTGGCACCGAAATGCGGCGCTCAGGGCCAGGGAAGCCGAAGCCGATATTGTCTACGTCTATGCCGGTCACGATTTCACGCTGCTCATGCATTTCCTGCAAAAGCGCCGCAACCACCGCACCGATGAGTATGGCGGCAGCCTGGAAAACCGGGTCCGGCTGTTTCGCGAGGTTCTTGAGGACACCAAGGAGGCCGTCGGGGATCGCTGCGCTGTCGTCGTTCGCCTTGCCGTTGATGAACTTTTGGGCGAAGGCGGCATCACCAGTCAGGGTGAAGGCCGTGAAATTATCGAAATGCTGGCCGAGATTCCCGACCTTTGGGATGTCAATGTTTCGGATTGGGCCAATGATTCGCTGACCTCGCGCTTTGGCGAGGAAGGCAGTCAGGAATCCTACATCTCTTTCGTCAAATCCGTGACCACGAAACCGGTCGTCGGTGTTGGCTGGTTCACCTCCCCGGACACCATGGCCAGCCAGGTCAAACGCGGCGTACTGGATATGATTGGCGCGGCGCGGCCATCCATCGCCGATCCGTTTTTGCCCCGCAAAATAGAAGAGGGCAGGGCCGATGAAATTCGCGAATGTATCGGCTGCAATATCTGTGTCGCCGGTCAGCATACCTTTACGCCCATGCGCTGTACCCAGAACCCGACCATGGGAGAGGAATGGCGACGCGGCTGGCACCCGGAGAACATCGATGCGAAGGGTTCGGAGCATAGTGTTCTGATCGTCGGGGCCGGACCGTCAGGACTTGAGGCAGCGCGTGCCCTTGGTCAGCGCGGATATCAGGTGGCGCTGGCCGAAGCGACAACCGAACTTGGCGGCAGGGTGTCATGGGAAAGCAGCCTGCCGGGTCTTAGCGCCTGGGCCCGCGTTCGCGACTGGCGGACCGGTCGCCTTCAGGAAATGGCCAATGTGGATGTCTACTTTGATAGCGAGCTAAGCCCGGAAAATATCCTTGAGTTCGGTTTTGATCACGTCATCATCGCCACCGGCGCACGCTGGCGTAAAGATGGCGTCGGTAGCAGCAATGACGCGCCGGTCACCGGCAGCGACAGCAGCATTGTCTTCACACCGGAGGATATCGTTGCCGGTGCCGATGTTTCAGGTCCGGTCGTCGTTTTTGATGATGATAATTTTTACATGGGCGGGGTGGTCGCCGAGAAATTGTGCCTGGATGGTCACCAGGTCACTTATGTGACCACCGCGGCGTGCGTTTCCTCGTGGACGGAGAACACCTTGGAACAACACCGTATTCAGGCGCGACTGCTCGAATTGGATATCGACATTATCGTCAGCCACAACCTGAAGGCAATTGCAGAAGGCCAGGTTGAACTGGCCTGTATCTATTCTTCGCGCAGCCGCACCCTTGCTGCTGGCGGTGTTGTCATGGTCACCTCACGTAAACCCAACAACGAGCTTTATCTGGCCTTGCACGATGATGCGGATAAACTGCAAGCTGCCGATATTAAATCTGTTCAGGCAATTGGCGATTGCGATGCCCCGGCGACCATCGCCATCGCGGTCTATGATGGCCACCGGGCGGCCCGCGAGATGGATAATCCCCCGGCCAATCCGGACATGCCGTTTCGTCGTGAATATATTGAACTGGACGACGCAGTGTAGCATTCTGGCGAACCATTAGGTTTTGGTTCCTCTTGTGCTGGGCTTGGGCGATGTTTCTAAGTGTTTTTGAAATCTTTAAAGTCGGTATCGGGCCTTCATCCTCCCATACCATGGGGCCGATGACGGCGGCGACGCGGTTTCTTGAAGCCTTGAGTGGCCGGGAAGACAATTCATCTGCAGCAGGTATCAAGGTCACCCTGCATGGCTCGCTGGCCTTTACCGGAAAGGGTCATGCGACAGACCGGGCGGTGGCCCTTGGCTTGCTCGGCTATACACCGGACAACATTGACTATAAAAAAGCCGAACAGGATTTAAGCGCGCTAAACGCCAGCCATACGCTGCATCCCGAGGATTTGCCACAGCTGCACTTTAATCCGGACGAGCACATCGTCTTCGATTATGGCCCGGCGCTGCCCGGTCATCCCAATGGTTTGCTGTTTGAG
This genomic window contains:
- a CDS encoding ABC transporter permease subunit, encoding MYGKRSGFLTFMLAAGMAFIYVPMILLVIYSFNYSKLVPVWGGWSVRWYGVLFESEDVWNAVVLSLKIAVVNATFATLLGTLAGLAMVRFGRFKGRTLFGGMLVAPLVMPEVITGLSLLVLFITLKQLIGWPTERGFTTITIAHITFSLAYVAVIIQSRLSGMGETLEEAALDLGAKPFRVLTDITMPRLAPGMLAGWLLAFTLSLDDLVIASFVTGPGANTLPILIFSRIRLGLRPDINALATIIILVVAVGVALAALIMFRQERQQQRDMQIVDREMP
- the betI gene encoding transcriptional regulator BetI; this encodes MNQIAKKKPVNGRTATREARRQQLINATIDSISKRGFSGTTLATVTKSAKLSHGTVNFHFDNKEDLYGQTLGYLAREHYDHWSSAMTAAGPKPAAQLAAIIEVDFKSSICSTKKLAVWFAFWGQAKHRPTYLKIHNTYDDQRRAELERLCKELARERDYAQIDPTETTQNIEAMIDGLWLQLLLHPQKHQRTKARNNCFNYLAQLFPKHFSRCD
- a CDS encoding FAD-dependent oxidoreductase produces the protein MTRDPRYDILFEPVKIGPVTAKNRFYQVPHCNGMGFNLPQSHAKMREMKAEGGWAVINTEECMIHPSSDYSPDPQARLWDGYDVKCLGLMTDAIHRHGALAGVQLAHHGVSSQNLYSRLKPIGPSSQTGLIGVPTQTRGMDKSDIREFRRWHRNAALRAREAEADIVYVYAGHDFTLLMHFLQKRRNHRTDEYGGSLENRVRLFREVLEDTKEAVGDRCAVVVRLAVDELLGEGGITSQGEGREIIEMLAEIPDLWDVNVSDWANDSLTSRFGEEGSQESYISFVKSVTTKPVVGVGWFTSPDTMASQVKRGVLDMIGAARPSIADPFLPRKIEEGRADEIRECIGCNICVAGQHTFTPMRCTQNPTMGEEWRRGWHPENIDAKGSEHSVLIVGAGPSGLEAARALGQRGYQVALAEATTELGGRVSWESSLPGLSAWARVRDWRTGRLQEMANVDVYFDSELSPENILEFGFDHVIIATGARWRKDGVGSSNDAPVTGSDSSIVFTPEDIVAGADVSGPVVVFDDDNFYMGGVVAEKLCLDGHQVTYVTTAACVSSWTENTLEQHRIQARLLELDIDIIVSHNLKAIAEGQVELACIYSSRSRTLAAGGVVMVTSRKPNNELYLALHDDADKLQAADIKSVQAIGDCDAPATIAIAVYDGHRAAREMDNPPANPDMPFRREYIELDDAV